Below is a window of Macadamia integrifolia cultivar HAES 741 chromosome 8, SCU_Mint_v3, whole genome shotgun sequence DNA.
acatcatatactccgtcttcaatctactaatcttaaaacctatTGTTTCTATAGTTGATCTTCATAGCTCTAATTTAGCGTTAATCCTTGCTttagtctcatccactaaaacaatgtcaCTGGCGAAAGAGCATACACCAGGGTACCTAATCTAAAATGCTCCTAGTTAACTCATCtatgataagcgcaaacaaatagAGGCTTAAGgccgatccttgatgtaacccaatcatTATTTAGAATTCcttgccttgacctcccacagatctcacactagtcaccacaccctcATACACGTCCTTAATCATATCAAAATATGTACTCGACACCTCTCTCTTTACTAGGACATGTCggattaaatctctaggaactctgtcatatgcttttctaagtcaataaagaccatgtaGAGATCCTTCTTGTGGTTGTAACTTGGTCTTtgtctacttatcttaaaacattttgattccaaagttgATCTCTATGCCTCTAACTTGGCGTTAATCTCTGCTTTTGTctcacccaccaaaaaaaaaaacaacaaaaagcatACATCAAGAAAGCTCATcttgaatatttttttgttgaacCATCAATGATAAGCGCAAATAAATAAGGGCTTCAAgatgatccttgatgtaaccgaattgaaattggaaattcactaccttgaccccccacgattcttacactagtcaccacacaattatacatatctttaattacatCCACATATTTACCTGAAATATTAttcttctctagtacttgccAGGTCTACTCTCAAGGGACTCTATTATAATCTTTTTTTAGGTCATAAAAATCATCTGCAGATCCATTTttgcaatctctaaatctttccataagTCTACCAAGTAAACAGCTTTTGTCGTGCATCTTCCTAGCATAATACAAAAGTATCTTTACAAATAATTCAGCTATATTTCTTCCACTTCAGCATAGCATACATGTTAAACACCAAAATCTACACCAGTGAAGACCCAGAGCCAATGGACTTGTTATCATTTCAATATTGAGTAAGCTCAACAAGCAGTGCAGCAGAGTGACGTTTTTATGTGCAAGACCTGCATCTAGACCCACCTATTCACTCTACATGTGGCTCACAAAACATGGGTGATAgagtagccttagggagaagagggaaaatcgcacAAACGGGGAAAGGGGATCACACACCATgcacaaattcactaatctaaaaattaaacattgagttatgtaagtatataaagggaaataaaagactactcctacttagactctaatactgaaataaactcctacttagactccaaacataaacctacttctctacctcctacgtatcctactcaaagacaaataaaagacataatgtaaaactaactactaccagcccttgttggaccaaaaacctgggctggaccggttcttcttggccttTGGCTTCCACAATCGGTcttgctggtccaaccaggtaagtgcaattGTATCTACATCAGCTCTCCCCTTCTGAAAAGAACTTAACTCCGTCaagtttggatgaggtccaagaatgccgtCAGAATCGATGCGCTTGATGAAAAAAGTACCAACTGTCTTCTTGAgcttgagagggggaagatcctttgctggaaggaacttcatctcgaggccaccatgctgaaaagtgtatgtattctcatatccacagtgcttggctttcttgtcgaacaaccaTGGACGACCCAGTAGAATGTGACAAACTTTtagagggagaacatcacattgaACCTGATTGATCACtccaccaatggaatacgtgagcaaacacctttcatgaATTTTCAAGTTATTATTGTTAACCCATCCAACCTTGTAGGGATTCGGATGAGGCTCAGTTTTCAGACCCAACTTGCGAACAgcatcttcagcaacaacattggCACAACTGCCGAGGTCAATCATCATATTACACAAACTGTCATTGCATCACACCCTGGTTTGAAAGATACTGTTACAGCGCCAATCGTCCTCCTCAAGAATCTTCTGTGCAGTCAAAAGAGGACATATCACATAGAACAGTCGAGGCTCaccatcactatcatcatcattaatctcattaggATCATGATCACATTCAGCCTCCAGATTTGTTGTTCCTGTTTTCGGTTGCTCTGCTGGtgcatagggtataaaattgtccttgtcgATGTAGGCTAACAACCGGTTAGGACATTGGTTAGCTCTATGCCTGTACCCTTGCATGAGAAACATTGAATAGCCTCCTTTGGAAATGCTAAGTTCTTGTCATAACCACGCTGAGGTGAGGAGTATGGTTGATTAGgtcgtgaagatgacatgtctgaatcacgacgaggtggagaatacggtcggctaggtcgtgaagatgccatagatgaaaCACTAGCATGTGGTCTACTGATTGACTTTTCCTATTGAGATGATTGTGGCTTAATAGAATTAGAACCCCTAGGGAAAGCATCTGTAAATGGCCGCCGATTGTATGGACATTTCAGACtctcctcaacctgatatgctacctGGACATAGTCTTCCATTGCAGGCAGTCGGCTAGAGGCAAGGGcggcactaagttgagggtgcaaaccattgcggaattgtgccaccaatactttttcatcccactcaaaatctaAACGAGTAGCCAAATAATAGAACCTAGCAACATATTCTTccacggtcaaattctcttgtttcaactgtgcaaacctgagatgcatgcgttgcttgtaatcagaaggcaagaatgactttatgcatttcagcccaagtagtgactaaaccaatgcctcgggttcgatTTTGCTACTGTTGCTTGATCCACTAGATtcgggccgtgcctttcagtttggcctctgcaaacaggatctttcgagcctcggTAAGCccataccatctgaagaatgtctctaagCTATGAATTCAGTCAAAGTACCGTTCTGGattgttgtctccataaaaatcaaggacatccaatcttgCTACTCTTTCTACTATAGTATCATAtctaccagttccatatggtggtgaaggtggtggcggtggtgtaTAATGTGGTGGTGGATTCTGTGGAacggtgttggaagaatccctagattggatgggactctttcctttatctgctgccaccaaacgatcaatagaagcttgcatagattccatcatTATCATAATAGATTcaattttttcatcattttctcaCTTATAGGAGTTTAGCTGTTGaataacttcactattggctaccatggtggagatGGGCAAGATTACACTTGAATATGATGGTAAATAGTAAATAGAAGGAAACTTCAAAGAAAATTGCAAAATGGTAATTATCTcacttgcttcttttttttttcagtgatgGAAGAACTGTAAATAGTGAAAGTGCACTTAAGTCACAAAGGGTGTCACGTGTGGGTGGGGGGTTTACTTGGAAGCGACAAGAAAATAGGACAAAGGGATAATGGATGAAGGGAGGGGTATTATaggaaataaaaagataataaaagaaaaaaaaatggagacaAAAGAGAATCGTGGGGTTTTAATACCGACAAAAGGGGAGTCCTCATTCTTAGAGACGGAACTAGAGGAGAAAGGCGAAAGCTCGATGGAGGAGTCGATCGAACCAGGTAtgttcccctcttcttcttcttcttcttcttcttcttcttcttcttcttcttcttcttctcttcttttttttttttttcttgttctattCTGCTCCTTCCNNNNNNNNNNNNNNNNNNNNNNNNNNNNNNNNNNNNNNNNNNNNNNNNNNNNNNNNNNNNNNNNNNNNNNNNNNNNNNNNNNNNNNNNNNNtttttttttttttttcactactgGAACCCAGCAGAGAACTCGATTGAGAAGAGGTCGGCAGGGGTTTTGCCGGCTTCTCTGTCgactctcttcttctcttgctgctgtcttttttttctttcttcttcttctctttttttttcttttttttttttttctttttttttaagtcccTATGAGAACAGAGAACGggaatggagaagagagatggagaggtGTTCTCAGTAGGGCCGAAACAGGGAATGGGGGAGAAAATAGGGGGTTGCGGGGAGTGGGAATGGGGGAGAATATGGAGTTAAAGGGAGTAGTGTGGGAGTTGCAAGGATGGGTTGTGGGATGAAGTTGTGCTTCAATAGAGCAAGGGAATGAATCCTTCGGCTTTGATAACAAATTGATGGAGTAGgcttagggagaagagggaaaatcgcacaaaagggggaaggggatcacacaccacgcacaaattcattaatctaaaaattaaattcactctaaaaattAAACATTATGTAAGTATATAAAGGGACTCTAATACTGAAATGAACTCCTACTTAGACTTCAAACATAAACCTACTTCTTtacctcctacgtatcctacttaaagacaaataaaagacataatgtaaaactaactactaccagcccttgttggaccaaaaacctaggctggaccagttcttcttggcccttggcttccacagtcGGCCctactggtccaaccaggtaagtgcaactgTATCTACATAAATGGGACACTGAAATCTCCAACATGATCGAAACATATTTGGTTAGAAATCATCAAACTTTATGAGCTTTCCCCAATTGATTACGACTCTACCAGCCATTCAACGACACAAAACAAACTAAAGcaagcatgattacattgactGGCCCTAAGCCTCCCTGGATTGACTTGTTTGCACACCACACAGGTCAGATGAATCAGGATGCTATCCAAACAACACTGCACAAAATACTACATGTAAATTATAGATAATTAAGCAGAAATGTGCACTTTCTGAGACAGAAGCTACTCCACCGGAAGAACTTACAAGCCATGACGAGCTCTCGATAGAAGAATAGAAGGATGGTCCAGGTAATAAGTAGTTGAACAATCCGTATGTATCTGAAAACATAAAGATACTGCCCGGTAAGTAATTCATATGAGTTTCTAAATTACTACCAATATAAAATATCACAGTAGAAAAACAAACAGTTCCAAATAGACAGTGGGTAAACATGAAAGAAAGTGTTAACAGACATGCAAATCCAGACAAGATTCCACATAAGTGCCCCAGTAATGAGATGTTTGTCATGAGAAGCTGGAAGACAACCAATAAGATCCATGCATACCTGAAAACAAACCTTTAAAGTCAAAATACAGCATCTAGAAGCAATCCTAGTagtgaaacaaaaaaacaaaagaataccATGAACATCACAGAGAATACTAATGCATTTACCATTTCGCAGGAACATTGAATAACCCAAACAGACTGCAAGAAAGAGGATACATTTCATTAGAAGAGGTCAACACCATGTGAAATACAATGAAGCATTAAAATGCTTTAAATGATGGGATGCACTAATGTTTGGGATGATCCTTCTCAATATCAAACAATGGTGTTCGTGTGCAACTGTGCATGTTCATTTTCTTCAAAGACAATAAAAACCTCGGAAGCTTTATAATTCAATATATAGCCCATGAGAATGACACTATCACTCATGTAACATGAAATTGTATTCACTCAAATGCTAAACACTTGATGGCACCAACCTTCTAGATTGAACTCCACTCAAAGTTGTCTCTATAACGATCATAGAAAACAAGATTCCGGAAAATCCTATCCCACACTCGTTCATAAAGTATGGATAAGGATGAAAAGGATTATGAGCCACCAATAGAGCAATAAAAAGATGAAGTAGCGCATTGCTTGTAGCCAATAAAATCATCACATATAATAGGCGGACAGATCCCATGATCCTTTCCAACTCAGTACCCAAAGGTACCAAAGCCATCATGTTAAACATAACATGCAGCAGTGAACCATGAAAAAGAACAGATGTGTAAATCCTGTAAACTGccagaaacaagaagaaagtcAGATCACAAATGAAGGATCAGAGACAGAAGTGTGAGTTACAAATATAGGACTAGGAACAGACTGCATGAGTAAAATATTACAAGATACTGAAATTTGAAGTTCATGTCCAACAACACAGAATTCGCATAATGGTAGGGACTTAACTGCAGTTAAAAGAAGATACAGATAGCTGATTATACAAACTTCTTATGGTAACATAAATCAGGATATAcacatcatttttcttttccacagAAGAATGATGTTACAGGTATCCAGCATGAAGAACATAGATTTCTAATAACCGAGAAGTGGGAATTGACTAGCACGTGAAATTTTACAAGTCCTCCGAGGCTCAGAATGATCAAGGTACCTTCCATGAGTAAATAGATAATTCAGTGACAGATGCTTCTTATTTCATTAATCTTGGATGGATCAGTCGGAATTGAATGTACATAGACTCAAAACATTTTACTActtccttgccctccaatcagctctattcaaggtGGTCATACTTGATATAAGACCTAACATATGCATGACTTTCCTCCCCACttctcctagggtcattttaggtctgcccctggctctttttagttccttcaatctgaattaaATCACTCCTCCCCACTGGAGCATCCAAAAatgcctccattgaacatggctatgccacctcaaacaattTCTCGTAACTTATCATATatcggagctactcccaaatcaactctaatatgatcattccttacttcatccttcctagttttgctagacatccatctcaacatcctcatctctgttaCACTGCGTTTATCTACATAATGTTTtttgattgcccaacattccgcaaCATACATCATAACCGATCATATGAGTATCCtataaaaattttctttaagTTTTAACAGAATACGACGGTCACACAATACTTTGGACGCACCTCTACACTTCtaccatcctattttaattatctatgaaacatcatcctctatattaccttctttatttatgattaagcCCAGTGATGCAGTACcgacaagggtttacacaaggagaaccaagaccaaggtcaacccaagtggctgactgggttaACCCaaatctggtccaagtcagcccatgatttgggctgctgatggggttactaattagttatttagtttctattttgaagtcctgaattagtttctaatttcaagtcattgttagtttctaatttctgtcaagactagtttctattttcattagattccaatttccagtttttagtaacttctagtaatcaatttttagtaactctgagttactattatttgtaaaccctccccatcattataaataaagaatatgactcttttatgagccacgattttttACTAATAAGAAACAACTctcttgttgctgccgctgggtaACCCTGactgttccttgtgtttgatcaaggcctatggattggtgtttgatccaatcgacactctgtggcgagaagtccgagtggattgctattattttctggttttctttattgGATTATCTTCTCCAGCAGAACAGGTAAGTAACTGAACCattctgcagaatttttttGGGTTCTGAATCTCTGTTCTTCCCTATTTTGTCGACCTATTCTGTTGGGAGTTCTGGCCACCCGATGGCCTTATGATTCTGGTCGATTGTTAGGATCAACCAGAGGAGGACTCAATCCAAGTTTGGTGTTGATCAGACCAGGGGTTTGTCTGGTTCtaaattttcttcaattctggcCAAAAGTGTTCTCTGCCCATAtttgatttctgttttctttaaTCTGTGTTGAAGTGACTGCTTTTTTGATTCTCCACTGAACTGGACCTTCTAATCAGTAATTAGATTTGTTATTAGTTCCTTAATAATACTCTACTGAAGTTCCAAAAATTACTATCAGATCTCAGGACCTGCTGTCAGAATCAAGTTCTGATTTGGTTATCTATTCCTGTGGTATTTTGATTCTAATTGGACCTTATTCAAATACTCTATTTCTGTTGCTGAAATTCTATTTGTTGGTGCAAACTCTGCCACCTGAAATTCTAGATTCTGGATCTGATAATTCTGGTTTTTCAAGGACTGTTGACTGGTTTAAGTTGGACTGTTGTTGCTGTCTACTATTGGgtggttattggttgttctttggtttaactttcctgcagtcttgggtcttggtttggttgtcaaatccattcttACATTAcccagatacctaaaataatcactttataGAATCcccctctcatcaattttcttcACCACATTATATGTCAATACTTAGTAGGAATGTCTTTAAATCACGTATCAAGCCAAAGAAATTCATCTGGTTTCAATAAGGACAACAAATTTACAGGCAATCTACCACAAAGGTGCCAACAACAAGGCTGTAATAGGCAATATAAGAAATTTCTAGCTGATATAAACAGCATTCCCATCCCACACTGCTGATAACTAACAGAAGGTTGCTGCTAGGGCCTGCCAAGACGAAACAGAGATGCAACaggatttttgaatttttttcaacAGATTTTCTCAATCTAGGACTCCCTttagaaccatgatggcatgaTTTTCATTTTGGACCTTTTGACCTCTTATCATTGATCCAATATCTTGTGAGGCTTATGATGAACCTAGAATGGCTAGAGCGgctaaaaaactcaaaaaaaaaaaaattatatatatctgATTTATATAAATTTTCTTAACAAATTTCAAGCCCTAGGGTTGAAGAAGGAACTAATATCTTTCTAAATTTGATTCTGATCTCTCTAAGGTTCTTAGAAAACCCTATAACCCAGATATTAGTAGGGATATGGTCATTGCAATCCCCCAAGCCATCTTTGAAACGTGAAGAAGAGGTTCAGGTCTCAGTTTCTCAGCCCTGCTGTCACCAAACTACGTTGAGGAGAGAGGACTGCGACCCAATACCTAGTctgagtttcttctctagaaTGAAAGGAAGATAACCAACTTTTCTGAATTAATTTCATTCTAGTATAGGTCTTTATAATTTGCATTAtttacttcttcttttcttgtcttctcctcttcctcctctttcttttctagcACTGTACTAATACCAGTTTCCTCaacatttttcatatatttttccatgttttttttctcctctctctctctatttctttaAAGGACCTAATTCTAAGGTTtacaattcatttttttttcttacaacaTTTTATTTGCTTCTCTTATATTCAATACTTCAACTTCATTTTCtataaggtatttaaataaccAACATATTTGTTACCGTTTCTTCATATGAATAAGATAACTTGATTTTGTCACCAACATTTATTTTCATCACTTCAACAGTTACTTactctaaaataaaatgaagacaaataataaataaaagatacaATCTACAGGAAATTCAAACTTAAAACGAATATGACAAGCCTGTAGCAATGCATAACTTTGTTTGATATTTACTAATTAAAAGGAGAAAACTGAGTGTTTGAAACTAGAATGTACCTTGGAACTGAGAAACCACCGCAGAGGGCAAGAAGCATATCTCGATGAAGGAGTCATATCCAACCAAAAGGCACACCAAGTAAATAATCCCACAGACAATCACCACAGCAGAAGTTAGGAATGGAATTCCTTCCCACCACTGGCTCAACCTAGTAGGCAATCCTGCCTGTAAACCATAAAATGCAAGCAAGCGTGATAAGAAAAAACATACAGagtggaaagaaaattttagtaatTCCTTCATAACAAACATTTGGAAATcgggatcattttttttttttttttttggatga
It encodes the following:
- the LOC122086551 gene encoding rhomboid-like protein 15 isoform X1; the encoded protein is MRSNIVSEAGLPTRLSQWWEGIPFLTSAVVIVCGIIYLVCLLVGYDSFIEICFLPSAVVSQFQVYRIYTSVLFHGSLLHVMFNMMALVPLGTELERIMGSVRLLYVMILLATSNALLHLFIALLVAHNPFHPYPYFMNECGIGFSGILFSMIVIETTLSGVQSRSLFGLFNVPAKWYAWILLVVFQLLMTNISLLGHLCGILSGFAYTYGLFNYLLPGPSFYSSIESSSWLSSCVRRPKFILCTGGNPSGYIPTHSSPNTTSSLLSGSMWRNISSWIPQRQTSTQVEQDQRFPGTGRTLGSSRNQAVSTMNSDSSLQARLLDNSSLDHPSDVAESGLGQRISDGRRSAVDSVTAVGGGHTPTQGLVTFDEEVQKLAAMGFEKTQAEVALAAADGDMNVAVEILMSQQACI
- the LOC122086551 gene encoding rhomboid-like protein 15 isoform X2, with protein sequence MRSNIVSEAGLPTRLSQWWEGIPFLTSAVVIVCGIIYLVCLLVGYDSFIEICFLPSAVVSQFQVYRIYTSVLFHGSLLHVMFNMMALVPLGTELERIMGSVRLLYVMILLATSNALLHLFIALLVAHNPFHPYPYFMNECGIGFSGILFSMIVIETTLSGVQSRSLFGLFNVPAKWYAWILLVVFQLLMTNISLLGHLCGILSGFAYTYGLFNYLLPGPSFYSSIESSSWLSSCVRRPKFILCTGGNPSGYIPTHSSPNTTSSLLSGSMWRNISSWIPQRQTSTQVEQDQRFPGTGRTLGSSRNQAVSTMNSDSSLQARLLDNSSLDHPSDVAESGLGQRISDGRRSAVDSVTAVGGGHTPTQGLVTFDEEVQKLAAMGFEKTQAEVALAAADGDMNVAVEILMSQQS